CATAACACTATTTCTGTTATACAGAGATTACACAGTCCTTGGCTCTTGACATGTATGGAGTGCTTTTGTGGGCCAAATATATTAACCATTTTGGCTGAAGAACCAGAATAACATTACCTAGCTAAGACATTGTGTCTCCATAAGCTAGCTCCTCCTCAGCTCCTCAAGAAGTTGAAAGGCATCTCCTGGTGGTAGAAAGGAAGTGAATTTCTTGCTGCTCTAATGAGAAACTCCTGTGGGGAATTAGGGTTTCTCACATGTTAACAGCCTGGAAATAAGACCTATAGCACGGATGAAGCGCAGGAAGGATAGTGGATGAAAGAACAGTTTTGAATAGGAGCCTGCCTGCTGACTTCAATACAGCACAGCAAAACAGTGGGTGTATCCTGGCCAGAGCGCTGATGGCCTCCTCCTCAGTGTTTGTCACTCTGCAAAAGGCAGATGGCACTCTAGAAGGTAACAGAGGTAGGTACAGAGTACCCAGACATGCTCTACACACTGGTGACCCCGATATGGACCTCACTTAGCTTCCGATGTAATGGCAGTGGTATCTCAGAGAAAGACCTGACAGCTTTCGCTATTTCCTGAAGTATGGACTGTGTAGTGTAATCAGTTTCTTCAAGGGCAGCAATGGCCAAAGCCTGCAGACTTTTCTGGAGTGACTGCAGCTGGGGCTTCCTTCATATGGAGCCCTCGTCAGACCCACAGTATTGTCATTGTCCCACAAGACATTCTACCCATATCCTCTGGCTGATCTTTTTTCCATGCTGGCTATTTTACTTTGATGGTCTATTCTGTACCTAAACAATCTGCCCTCCCATGCCAGTGGGGCCATGCATGAAAGTAAGGATCCTTGGCACCTATACTGCAGTCCACTTGAAACGTGAAGTGGAAGGACGAAAGAGTTTGGgggattatttttaactgcaaAAGCTTATGGACTGAAAGGTTTTGACTCCCAGATCTGGAGTAAGAACCAAGAATATTCAGAGAAGCATATCCTCCCATTTACAAAAGGAAGTTTTTATACAGTAAATAGAAGTAATGagtcatttaaaaatagaatagaTGAGTCAGataataaataatacaaataaaattaattaataaatattttaaaattacatcatTATTAATTAATACAGTGAGTGGATGCACCGAGAAGATTCTAACCTTTGGGTTGGATAGCACtaacaggtggccagcctacaAGGGAAGAAATTTTATCTAACTCAAGTTTGAGAAATAAAGTTATCCAAGAAGATCGTGAACCATTTGCTAACAAGAACTTGTCCATGAACATGAATTTGATACAGGAGAAACACTGTCTTAAAGAAGAGAtcttttaattgtgtttttcccctccccccGAATATGAATCTAATGTGTTCTGCACAAGGCAAGCTGACATCTCTCCTGTTGTTTCACTCCGTGCTTAGCGTGGCTTTAGCCTATTTAACATCAAGGGAGGTCTATGTCTTTCAAAAGTCTATTACactttaagggttttttttcttcctattcctAGCTAGGTCTCTTTAAAACACTCTTTCAGCTATATGTTTTAACACTTAAATGTGGCAACACTGGTTTGGCTGGGCAGCAAGCAGGAGGACATCAGAGCAAAATCTCTAAAATACTTTCCAGACTGTCTTTCTCTGTGAGTTTCTCACCAGCCTTCCATTCATTCCCCTCCCGTGCATACACTAGTTCATTGTTGAACTCCCCACAGACTTTACTAACTTTCACTGCTGTTGGCTCTCACACCAAGCCAAAGCCTTTGAAGAAAAGTAGGGCAAATTACTTTGTACTTCTGAACTGGGTAAGACTTAATGCAGTCTAGGAAAGAGGGAAGGCAAAGAAAGGGAACTTTGCCACAGGCAGTCCCAGTCTCGTGTGAAAATCCAGCCCTTTTGtagttttcctggttttaaataattctgttgCTAAATTAGTGGATTCTTTAGAATGACCAGATTAATTGAAAATTACTGGAAATTGAAAATTGAAGGAACTGTAATAAGCTCTGGTCACAGACAGAACAATGTAAAAACGAAGGGAAAAGGCTTCATGCTTTCTGTTCCCACTCATATTCCCAGGATGCCATCTTCCTTTTTAGCAATGTGAGGTCTTATTCCCTCCCCTGAAGGTGTCGTGTGTCAGGATGCTTGATGGGAAGAGGTCCTGAGTTTGCAGGTGCAGGGGTGAGCCAGCAATTTTACACTAGAGCTCTGTCTCACTGCACAGTGTTTATGACATATCCGAGAATGCTGCAACCCTCATGCTCTTGGGTTGTTGGGTTgcaccctgggctgcattaggcaTTGTTGCCAGTAGGTCAGTGGAGATGATCCTTCCTCTCTACTCAGCACtagtgaggccacatctgggtccagttctgggctttTCAGTGAAAAGAGATGTGGACAATACTGGAATGAATCCAGTCTCTGAAAATGATTAAGATAGTGAAGCATCTCTTAGACAAGGAGACACTAAGAGAGCTGGGACTTGTTTAGCCTCAAAAACAGAAAGCTTGATGGGATCACCTTGTTGATGTGTATAAATACCTGTAAAAAAGACACTGTCAGATTCTTCTTACTGGTGTTGAGTGACAAGACAAAAGGCAGTGGGCCTCAAATGCAGAATTGCTATTTAAGCAtaagaaaaaactttttttccataaagGTGATtgaacactggaacaagttgcccagagcaGTTGTGGagcctccatccttggagataacCAGAACTGGGCTGGACACAGTCCAGAGTAACCTGCTATAGTTAACTTTCCTCTGAGCAGGAGACTGCACTAGGTGATCTCTAGAGGTACCTTCTGACCTcaaccatgctgtgattttgGTTCTGTGACCTTGCTCCAAAGCCAGGAGGGTCTCCCAGGCCCAGGGTGCCTGCGTTCAGAGCACAGGGAGGTAGTCAGGGGGAGAGTGCTGCGGTAGGTGCCTTAAAATGTTGCCTTGTAGCTGGCTGGggggctgaaaaagcatttctctgaAATGGGTCTGAAGCAGCTGGCTGTAGGTCAGAATGCCATTGATGTCCAagcttccttcctgcctggGTTTCTTGGCTGCACAGATGAGTGACTTTGGGTCAGAAATGTCAGCAGGCATGTGAGGTACTGAGCTCCCTTTGGCTTGCTCTGAGCACACTGCCTGACTAGTAATCCCTTTTTTGTCATAGGCTAGCTGTGCCGCTGCCTAAGGAGCAagtctgtctctgctgctgcctcaagGACTTTCTTCAGTAAGAAGCGAGGGTGGGTTTCTGAGTAGAGAGACATGGTCTTGCTGCAGTAGGCTAAGGAGAGTAAGATGAGTGGGTCACTCATGCTTGATAATCAGGGACTGTTATGTTTTTGCTTGTTGCCTAACACCTTGGAGACTAGAATAAGAGGAGGCCTGAAAGCCAAGCTGACACAGAAAGGTGATCCAGGTCCTTGAAAAGAGAGGCTCCAGGACTACAGTTAAGAGTCAAACATCTGTCTGGAGGCCAGAAAGGATTAGAGGGTTGATGGAGGTTCTCTTCTACATGGGGACCTGTTACATGATGAGGGGCTCTGCCCAGGGGTGTACTGTATAAAAGCACAAGCTCAACTCTAGCACAGCTGTGAAAGCACTCAGGCTCCAAGTGGCAGAAGCACCCGCTGCCATGGCATGGTTTGCGTGGCGAGTTTCACCTGGTTTTCTCTGTGCATGTTGTGATGTTCCTGACCCGGGCTGTGGTGTTTCTGCAGCACTCATCGATGGCTGAGAGctcagctgtggctgcagcagcagcagggacagcgGCACCAACCATGCTAGAGGAGCTCCTGGAGATCACAGCTCAGAGCCTGGTGCGCACCGAGGTGGCTGAGCACTATGAGGTTATTCGGGAGCTGGGCAGGGGCAAGTATGGCCACGTGATGTTAGTGACCCACAGGCAGAGAGGTAAGGAACTGACTGCCCTGTCAACCACTATGCCTTGTCTCCTCTTCACTCACCAGGGTGTTGGGTGGGCTGGTGGTTCCTTGGGGCCAGGCACCATGGGGGCTCCCCAGGGAACGCTGAGGACAGGATCTCCCCAGCCGGGCAGCATCCCATTGTGCCCGGGGGACAGCCCAGAACATCAGGCAAAGTTACAGTGATGAAGCGGGTACAGGGTCAAGCTGGGAAGTCAATCCACAAGTCAGGATCAATAGGACTAGGCATTGACACGGATGTGACATAGCTGGAAAACAGCACTCCCACCATGTAGCTCAGGCAGGGAGTGAAGCCCCAGGCCTGTGCTTAAATGGTGCCCTAAGGCCCATGTAGAGAGCGTGTGAGTAGAGGTCTTAGGTGGAGTTGGGCAAGGCCATTAAGGCCTAATAGTGCCCACAGAGCCCTGACACTACTCTTCGCCAGTAGTCCCAGTTCAGGCTGGTGGGCCCACGTAGCCTGAGTTTCTCTTGCGCTGCCCAGTGCTCCCATGCACTGACTGGCTCAAAACCCACACCAGTGGTAATACCTGGTCCCAGATCTGGTGTCCACAGGGTATATCCACACAAAGCTTTGGGTCAGAGACCTCCCTGTGGCTGTGGGTGTCCAGCCCCATGGCTGCTCAGTGTCCTCTCAGTTTGCCTTGAGGAGAGTGACTTTCAGGGGAGTCTAACCCACTCTTCCCATTCCCAGGAACTCCTATGGCTCTCAAGCTGCTACCCAAAGCCAGTACCAAGCTGCACACCTTCCTGTATGAGTATTGTGTGGCACTTTCCCTTGCCACCCACCCTGCCATCATCGGAATGTTTGGAATTGCCATCGAGTCCAGTCAGTACTATGGCTTCCTCTATGAACCAGCACTGCACAAAGACCTCATCTCTATCATCAAACCCCGGGTGAGTGCTGATACAAGGCCATGGGGACTGGGACTGTAGCATTTGCGCACTGTGCGGGCTGGCTGGGTCAGATGGAGGTAAGGGCAACGGGCTGTTGCATTGGTGTCTACAGCATTGAAACAGCTTCAGGCTTGCAACACCAGAAATACAAAGGTCTTCCCcagtgcagagcaggcaggtggaAGTGTAGCTAGCAGGGCTGCCAAGGTGTCATGAGTGTGCTGCACTGCCTGTCTGTCTCTCTGGGCAGGACGGGATCCCCGAGCCAGCCGCTAAGCAGTGTGCCAAGCAGCTCGTGAGCGCGCTGGAGTTCATCCACAGCCGAGGGCTCGTGTACCGGGACATCAAGCCTGAGAACGTGCTGCTTTTCGATCCCGAGTGTCGGCGCATCAAGCTGACTGACTTCGGGCTTACACGGCCCAAGGGTACCAAGCTCAAGCTGGTGGCTGGGGTAATCCCCTATACCGCCCCGGAGCTGAGCAACACCGCTGATGCCCAGGGGGTACCCATCGACACCAGCTTGGATGCCTGGGCCTTTGGCGTGCTGCTCTTCTGCCTGCTGACTGGCTACTtcccctgggagcagagcctgccAGAGGACCCTTTCTTTGAGGATTTCATGCAGTGGCAGGAGACAGGCCTGGAAGAGGACCTGCCCCGCCACTGGAAACGCCTGACAGCCGAGGCTGCCCTGATGCTGCGGAGCCTGCTAGCCCTAGATCCTGCCAAGCGTTGCCCCGTCAGCGTGGTGCTGCGCTATGTCGATAGCCCTTGGCGGCTGGAGAATGGCAACAGCCAGGAGGCTGCAGTGAAGCCCTAGAGCCTGCTTCCCACAGGGGCGAGATGGCAGGTCTCACCCTGCAAGGGACTTCAGAGTCTGGGGCACCATGGTGGCCTGGGTGTGAGAGGCCGTGGTGATGTGGTGATGCAGAGAGCAACTTCTTTGTTGACATGGAGCCAAGCTCCTCCAACTGATGGTCCTTGCCCCATGGTTGAGTGCTGCCCAGTGCCACCTGCTTGTGCTTCCTTGGGGcttgaaaatatctttcttttgtAAATGACTGTCTGCGTGTGAAGCACCCAGTCGCTTCCTGGCCACAGGGACTCCAAGGTGTTTTCTAGGTGCTGCAGCGCCTACCTTGTCTCAAAATAGAGCAAAATATGTActtttgtgtttgtgtatgtggctctttttccttcataataAAATGTCTGTGGGGCCTGCTTGATGTGGGAAAGCAGGGGCATGACAGAGCCTGCTGCCATCTCAGGACAACCTGTACATGGCAGAGACCACCCCTAGATGCTGCCTGGGCCTCCACCAGGACCCTTGAAGGGTGGCTTCAGGCCGGCGGGGTGGAGGTGCTGGGAAGCCTCCAGCATGTGGCTGCAGTTGGTAGCTGGGCAGTGATGATGGCGTTGAGCACACCTCCTTCCCCGTACTGCTCTCAGATCCTAAGAGATCGTCCTTCATGCTCTTAGATGCCTGGTTACCACTCTAAGATCTTCCATCTCCCATTTCTTATCACCACTTTAACTCTTCCGTAGCAACACATACCTCCTAATCCCCCAGTGTCCTTCTAGGTGCACATTTTAATCCTGGAAGGAAGGTAGCAAGTAGAGAGTTAGAGGTTAGAAGCTCTCCTTACTTTACTACCTCTTTCCAGTCCCCAGGATTATGCTGTTGCTAatccttcccagcatcccaacTGTCTTTTGCCAGCGTCTTCTCACCCAGTGGAATTCTACTATTACTTATCTTCTTCattaattttc
This sequence is a window from Lathamus discolor isolate bLatDis1 chromosome 2, bLatDis1.hap1, whole genome shotgun sequence. Protein-coding genes within it:
- the LOC136009288 gene encoding serine/threonine-protein kinase SBK2-like isoform X3, whose product is MAESSAVAAAAAGTAAPTMLEELLEITAQSLVRTEVAEHYEVIRELGRGKYGHVMLVTHRQRGTPMALKLLPKASTKLHTFLYEYCVALSLATHPAIIGMFGIAIESSQYYGFLYEPALHKDLISIIKPRDGIPEPAAKQCAKQLVSALEFIHSRGLVYRDIKPENVLLFDPECRRIKLTDFGLTRPKGTKLKLVAGVIPYTAPELSNTADAQGVPIDTSLDAWAFGVLLFCLLTGYFPWEQSLPEDPFFEDFMQWQETGLEEDLPRHWKRLTAEAALMLRSLLALDPAKRCPVSVVLRYVDSPWRLENGNSQEAAVKP
- the LOC136009288 gene encoding serine/threonine-protein kinase SBK2-like isoform X1, which gives rise to MFLTRAVVFLQHSSMAESSAVAAAAAGTAAPTMLEELLEITAQSLVRTEVAEHYEVIRELGRGKYGHVMLVTHRQRGTPMALKLLPKASTKLHTFLYEYCVALSLATHPAIIGMFGIAIESSQYYGFLYEPALHKDLISIIKPRDGIPEPAAKQCAKQLVSALEFIHSRGLVYRDIKPENVLLFDPECRRIKLTDFGLTRPKGTKLKLVAGVIPYTAPELSNTADAQGVPIDTSLDAWAFGVLLFCLLTGYFPWEQSLPEDPFFEDFMQWQETGLEEDLPRHWKRLTAEAALMLRSLLALDPAKRCPVSVVLRYVDSPWRLENGNSQEAAVKP
- the LOC136009288 gene encoding serine/threonine-protein kinase SBK2-like isoform X2; the protein is MHSSMAESSAVAAAAAGTAAPTMLEELLEITAQSLVRTEVAEHYEVIRELGRGKYGHVMLVTHRQRGTPMALKLLPKASTKLHTFLYEYCVALSLATHPAIIGMFGIAIESSQYYGFLYEPALHKDLISIIKPRDGIPEPAAKQCAKQLVSALEFIHSRGLVYRDIKPENVLLFDPECRRIKLTDFGLTRPKGTKLKLVAGVIPYTAPELSNTADAQGVPIDTSLDAWAFGVLLFCLLTGYFPWEQSLPEDPFFEDFMQWQETGLEEDLPRHWKRLTAEAALMLRSLLALDPAKRCPVSVVLRYVDSPWRLENGNSQEAAVKP